One region of Faecalibacter bovis genomic DNA includes:
- a CDS encoding sugar phosphate nucleotidyltransferase translates to MKIIIPMAGRGSRLRPHTLTTPKPLIPIAGKPIVHRLVEDIAKVSSEKIDEIVFVIGDFGAEVEADLVTIAEKLGAKGTIAHQLEPLGTAHSIWMAKQALDGPVVVAYADTLFRADFKLDMESDGVVWVKQVENPSAFGVVKLDENEVITDFVEKPQEFVSDLAIIGIYFFRDGQKLYKEIEHLIENDITTGGEYQLTDALETMRSKGDQFTLGKVDEWMDCGNKAVTVDTNSRVLNLDKADYSSINSNAVIENSLIIPPCYIGDGVVIRNSKIGPNVSLGNGTKVECSNIDNSLIQENSIIANANLTDSMIGNNAKYYGVSRSISLGDFSELDFKSHEA, encoded by the coding sequence ATGAAAATTATTATCCCAATGGCTGGACGAGGATCTCGTTTACGCCCACATACATTAACAACTCCTAAACCATTAATCCCTATTGCAGGTAAACCTATCGTTCACCGTTTAGTTGAGGATATCGCCAAAGTAAGTTCAGAAAAAATTGATGAAATTGTTTTCGTTATCGGTGATTTTGGTGCTGAAGTAGAAGCTGATTTAGTTACAATTGCAGAAAAATTAGGTGCGAAAGGTACAATTGCTCATCAATTAGAACCTCTTGGTACAGCACATTCAATTTGGATGGCAAAACAAGCTTTAGACGGACCAGTTGTTGTTGCTTATGCAGATACATTATTCCGTGCAGATTTTAAGTTAGATATGGAATCTGATGGTGTAGTTTGGGTAAAACAAGTTGAAAATCCATCAGCTTTTGGAGTAGTAAAATTAGATGAAAACGAGGTAATTACAGATTTCGTAGAGAAACCTCAAGAATTTGTATCAGATTTAGCAATCATTGGTATTTACTTCTTCCGTGATGGTCAAAAATTATACAAAGAAATTGAACATTTAATTGAAAATGATATCACAACTGGTGGTGAATATCAATTAACTGATGCGTTAGAAACAATGCGTTCAAAAGGAGATCAATTTACTTTAGGTAAAGTTGACGAATGGATGGATTGCGGAAATAAAGCGGTTACTGTTGATACAAACTCTCGAGTTTTAAATTTAGATAAAGCAGATTATTCATCGATTAATTCAAATGCAGTTATCGAAAATTCATTAATTATTCCACCATGTTATATTGGAGATGGAGTTGTAATCAGAAATTCTAAAATTGGACCAAATGTTTCTTTAGGAAATGGAACAAAAGTTGAATGTTCTAATATCGACAATTCATTAATTCAAGAAAACTCTATTATTGCTAACGCGAATTTAACTGATTCTATGATTGGTAATAATGCTAAATATTACGGTGTTTCTCGTAGTATTTCGCTAGGTGATTTTTCTGAATTAGATTTTAAATCTCACGAAGCTTAA
- a CDS encoding DUF4292 domain-containing protein, translated as MKKLALILGLAFAVTSCTSSKVVNNSEAPLVSESTKIINQTLAKKSNFDHLTIQAKVVADLEEISGDVKATIYVNNGSKIWVNATKFGFTGARALITPDGFSAYEKVGGTYYEGDFSLANKLLKVDFIDYQKLQNLMLGKVFVDLNPTEYTATLDQNQYIVAYNKNSQIQSSPQAGEYIQTYVFDNGFRLKEAHLKDPKRKMEVEIAYANWMKVGEEEFPKNVKIIIKDKKTRQVDLEYNSFTYQETNTPFSVPSGYKKKEIK; from the coding sequence ATGAAAAAATTAGCCCTAATTTTAGGTTTAGCATTTGCTGTAACAAGTTGTACCTCATCAAAAGTGGTAAATAATTCTGAAGCTCCGTTAGTTTCAGAATCTACTAAAATTATCAACCAAACGTTAGCTAAAAAATCAAACTTTGATCATTTAACGATTCAAGCCAAAGTAGTAGCTGATTTGGAAGAAATTTCTGGTGATGTAAAAGCAACGATTTACGTAAATAATGGATCTAAAATTTGGGTTAATGCTACTAAATTTGGTTTTACAGGAGCACGAGCTTTAATAACACCCGATGGTTTTTCTGCTTACGAGAAAGTAGGTGGAACATATTACGAAGGTGATTTTTCGTTAGCGAATAAACTTTTAAAGGTCGATTTTATTGATTATCAAAAGCTTCAGAATTTAATGTTAGGTAAAGTTTTCGTGGATTTAAATCCAACAGAATACACAGCAACGTTAGATCAAAATCAATATATTGTAGCGTATAACAAAAACTCACAAATTCAATCTTCACCTCAAGCGGGTGAATACATTCAGACTTACGTTTTTGATAATGGTTTTCGTCTAAAAGAAGCTCATCTTAAAGATCCAAAACGCAAGATGGAAGTTGAAATAGCATATGCAAATTGGATGAAAGTGGGTGAGGAAGAGTTTCCTAAAAATGTTAAAATTATTATAAAAGATAAAAAAACGCGTCAAGTGGATTTGGAATATAATAGTTTTACATATCAAGAAACAAATACACCTTTCTCAGTTCCAAGTGGGTATAAGAAAAAAGAAATAAAATAA
- the tatA gene encoding twin-arginine translocase TatA/TatE family subunit, whose amino-acid sequence MGMLGGKEWILIIIVVLLLFGGKKIPELMRGLGSGIKEFKDATKKEGDENEPKKEN is encoded by the coding sequence ATGGGAATGTTAGGGGGTAAAGAATGGATTCTTATCATTATCGTAGTTTTGTTATTATTCGGAGGTAAGAAAATTCCTGAATTAATGAGAGGATTAGGATCTGGAATTAAAGAATTCAAAGATGCTACAAAAAAGGAAGGTGACGAGAACGAACCTAAAAAAGAAAATTAA
- a CDS encoding DUF6051 family protein: protein MNYSELYEVLKENFEKKGSFKKVDGLNLTIETIHFDSTKADLLHGSPKYTCDKHDLNFSVDAEKKSQVIYGIPSVDATDFDIECNKHFDYYILKRADIEKADGAIIFFHGLNEKRWDKYLPWAYELAQQTKKAIILFPIAFHMNRAEEIWSDRRAMVEVSNFRRKNFKDNSDCSFVNAAISSRLEAHPQRIFWSGFQTYSDVISVVNSIRNNTIKSVSADSTFDLFGYSIGSFLSIILKMADPEGIFKKSKLFCFCGGMTIDRMFPISKYIMDARAAIKMQTVFAELLSSDFKSDHRLGHFQNQQLHPQESWFKMMLRYNYFQKEREVRIKELQGQIKAYVLEKDEVAPPMEALNTLQGGYRNIKIEVEIQDFPFEYSHMIPFPLTNKIQDEVTESFKQFIKSASDFYNA, encoded by the coding sequence ATGAATTACAGTGAATTATATGAGGTTTTAAAAGAGAATTTTGAAAAAAAAGGTTCTTTTAAAAAAGTTGATGGTTTAAATTTAACGATAGAAACAATTCATTTTGACTCGACTAAAGCCGATTTACTTCATGGATCACCAAAGTACACATGCGATAAACATGATTTAAATTTCTCAGTTGATGCAGAAAAAAAATCCCAAGTTATTTATGGAATTCCATCTGTTGATGCAACTGATTTTGATATCGAATGTAATAAACATTTTGATTATTATATCTTAAAACGCGCTGATATTGAAAAGGCAGATGGAGCAATTATTTTTTTTCATGGATTAAATGAAAAACGATGGGATAAATATCTTCCTTGGGCTTATGAACTAGCGCAACAAACAAAGAAAGCAATAATCTTATTCCCGATTGCATTTCATATGAATCGAGCTGAAGAAATTTGGTCTGATCGTCGTGCAATGGTGGAAGTTTCTAATTTCAGAAGAAAAAATTTCAAGGACAATTCAGATTGTTCCTTTGTTAATGCAGCAATCAGTTCTCGACTAGAAGCTCATCCTCAGCGTATTTTCTGGTCTGGTTTCCAAACGTATTCAGACGTAATTTCGGTGGTTAATTCTATTCGTAATAATACTATCAAAAGTGTGTCAGCAGATTCTACTTTCGATTTATTCGGGTATTCAATAGGATCGTTTTTATCAATTATTCTTAAAATGGCTGATCCTGAAGGAATTTTTAAGAAATCGAAATTATTTTGTTTTTGTGGTGGAATGACAATCGATCGTATGTTCCCGATTTCTAAATACATCATGGATGCAAGAGCAGCGATAAAAATGCAAACAGTTTTTGCTGAATTATTAAGTTCTGATTTTAAATCAGATCATCGTTTAGGTCATTTTCAGAATCAACAATTACATCCTCAAGAAAGTTGGTTTAAGATGATGTTACGTTATAATTATTTTCAAAAAGAACGTGAAGTTCGCATCAAAGAATTACAAGGTCAGATTAAAGCTTATGTTTTAGAGAAAGACGAAGTAGCTCCGCCGATGGAAGCTTTAAATACTTTACAAGGAGGTTATAGAAATATAAAAATAGAGGTAGAAATTCAGGATTTCCCGTTTGAATATTCGCATATGATTCCATTTCCTTTAACAAATAAAATTCAGGACGAAGTCACAGAATCTTTTAAACAGTTTATAAAATCGGCGAGTGATTTTTACAATGCCTAA
- a CDS encoding lipopolysaccharide biosynthesis protein, producing the protein MYKKLFSETIIYGVGSILPRLIMFALNPFIIGKTAETDFSIFGQLYAAVSFLNVILTFGFETAFFRYATEDGLYQKVLNTAFWFMTATSSLMLILLYVFLQPLADFANYTENPEYLLWFGWIAFFDTICVIPFAVLRFKNKPIYYSAIKVFQNVFQALLTIFLLYYISTDFMVDLGFTNTISYPFISNLIASILGVVLLLGVIKQVQLKFDSDLFKKMFLYGYPIMIAGLGYILNENFDKLVQRQLIDEADAGSYAACYKIATLMTLFVTAYRMGIEPFFFKVAKDKDAKQMYANILFFFSLICNVVILGILANIDLIKQIFIPKSSFWLALDIVPIILIANLFYGIYYNLSTWYKVTDRTNVGTRISLIGGAITVILNLILLPKYGFMVSAWATLIAYGTMMIISYIWGQNAYKIPYQTGKIILYMTIAIVMACVNYYVLDSNLIIGNLLLISYIALLFIVERRTIKKLIQR; encoded by the coding sequence TTGTATAAAAAATTATTTAGCGAAACCATCATATATGGTGTAGGATCAATCTTGCCTCGATTGATAATGTTTGCTTTAAATCCTTTTATTATTGGAAAAACAGCAGAAACAGATTTTTCTATTTTTGGTCAATTATATGCCGCTGTATCTTTCTTAAATGTTATTTTAACTTTCGGTTTTGAAACTGCATTTTTCCGTTACGCAACAGAAGATGGTCTTTATCAAAAGGTTTTAAATACGGCATTTTGGTTTATGACAGCTACATCTTCTTTAATGCTGATTTTGCTTTATGTTTTTTTACAACCATTAGCAGATTTTGCGAATTATACAGAAAACCCAGAGTATTTATTATGGTTTGGTTGGATTGCTTTTTTTGATACAATTTGTGTAATTCCTTTTGCTGTACTTCGTTTTAAGAATAAGCCAATTTATTATTCAGCAATTAAGGTTTTCCAAAATGTGTTTCAGGCTTTATTAACCATTTTCTTGTTGTATTATATTTCGACTGATTTTATGGTTGATTTAGGATTTACGAACACGATTTCTTATCCTTTTATATCCAATTTAATTGCGTCTATTTTAGGTGTAGTTTTATTGTTAGGTGTGATTAAACAAGTTCAATTAAAATTTGATTCAGATCTTTTTAAGAAGATGTTTCTTTATGGATATCCGATTATGATTGCAGGTTTAGGATATATATTAAATGAGAATTTTGATAAATTAGTCCAACGTCAATTAATTGATGAAGCTGATGCTGGTTCATACGCAGCATGTTATAAAATCGCGACTTTGATGACGTTGTTTGTCACAGCTTATCGAATGGGAATAGAACCATTTTTCTTTAAAGTAGCAAAAGATAAAGACGCAAAGCAGATGTATGCAAATATCTTGTTTTTCTTTAGCTTGATTTGTAATGTTGTGATTTTAGGAATACTTGCTAATATTGATTTAATCAAACAAATTTTTATACCAAAATCATCATTCTGGTTAGCGTTAGATATTGTTCCAATTATTTTAATAGCGAACTTATTTTACGGGATTTATTACAATCTTTCTACATGGTATAAGGTAACAGATCGTACCAATGTAGGAACTAGAATCTCTTTAATAGGAGGAGCGATTACAGTTATATTAAACTTAATTTTATTACCAAAATATGGTTTCATGGTATCGGCTTGGGCAACATTAATCGCGTATGGAACGATGATGATCATCTCATATATCTGGGGACAAAATGCTTACAAAATTCCATATCAAACAGGAAAAATCATTTTATATATGACAATTGCAATTGTGATGGCATGTGTTAATTATTATGTTTTAGATTCTAATTTGATTATTGGTAATCTTTTATTAATCTCGTACATTGCATTGCTATTTATCGTAGAACGAAGAACTATTAAAAAACTGATTCAGAGATAA
- a CDS encoding 7-carboxy-7-deazaguanine synthase QueE — MINITSTTKEQQELLKEGKLLPIMEHFYTIQGEGAYTGVATYFIRLGGCDVGCHWCDVKDSWDAEKHPLTLVEDIVEIATSQANIIVITGGEPLMWDLSYLTKKLHEKGARIHMETSGAYPMSGDIDWVCLSPKKTMLPKDDVCEAAHELKCIIYNQHDFKFAEEQAARVGKDCVLYLQTEWSKRDKNLPEIVEYVKENPKWRISLQTHKYLDIP; from the coding sequence ATGATTAATATTACATCAACGACAAAAGAACAACAAGAACTACTTAAAGAAGGTAAGTTATTACCAATTATGGAGCACTTTTACACAATTCAAGGTGAAGGAGCTTATACTGGTGTGGCTACCTATTTTATCCGATTAGGTGGATGCGATGTTGGATGTCATTGGTGTGATGTAAAAGATAGCTGGGACGCAGAAAAACATCCTTTAACTTTGGTTGAAGATATTGTTGAAATTGCAACTTCACAAGCAAATATTATCGTAATTACTGGTGGTGAACCATTGATGTGGGATTTATCGTATTTAACGAAAAAACTACACGAAAAAGGAGCGCGTATCCACATGGAAACTTCCGGAGCTTATCCAATGTCAGGCGATATTGATTGGGTTTGCCTTTCTCCAAAGAAAACGATGTTACCAAAAGATGATGTTTGCGAAGCAGCGCACGAATTAAAATGTATCATCTATAATCAACATGATTTTAAGTTTGCTGAAGAACAAGCAGCTCGTGTAGGTAAAGATTGCGTTTTATACTTACAAACTGAATGGAGTAAACGTGATAAAAACTTACCTGAGATTGTAGAATACGTTAAAGAAAATCCGAAATGGAGAATTTCTTTACAAACTCATAAATATTTAGATATTCCTTAG
- the dut gene encoding dUTP diphosphatase, which produces MKVKVINQSKHALPEYKTALSAGMDLTANIDEPIELKPLERRLIPTGLFIELPAGYEAQVRPRSGMALKHGLTCLNSPGTIDADYRGEIGVIIANVSNDTYTIEDGERIAQLVIAKHETISWEQVETLDETERGAGGFGSTGK; this is translated from the coding sequence ATGAAAGTAAAAGTTATTAATCAATCGAAACACGCGTTACCAGAATATAAAACGGCTTTATCAGCTGGTATGGATTTGACAGCGAATATTGATGAACCAATTGAATTAAAACCTTTAGAAAGACGTTTAATTCCTACAGGATTATTCATCGAATTGCCAGCAGGTTACGAAGCACAAGTTCGTCCTCGTAGTGGTATGGCTTTAAAACATGGTTTAACTTGTTTAAATTCTCCAGGTACAATTGATGCAGATTATCGTGGTGAAATTGGTGTAATTATCGCCAATGTTTCTAATGATACTTATACTATCGAAGATGGTGAACGTATCGCACAATTAGTAATAGCAAAACACGAAACAATTTCGTGGGAACAAGTAGAAACTTTAGATGAAACTGAGCGTGGAGCAGGTGGATTCGGTAGTACAGGAAAGTAA
- a CDS encoding bifunctional 5,10-methylenetetrahydrofolate dehydrogenase/5,10-methenyltetrahydrofolate cyclohydrolase gives MQILDGIKLSKEIKNEIKLKVESYKEQGKRAPHLGAILVGNDGASRTYVDNKIKDCKFVGFESSELILDDTISQEELISKIKEWNNDANLDGFIVQLPLPKHIDQEAVINAIDPDKDVDGFHPMNFGKMALEMETFLPATPYGIMEMLERYNVPTAGKHTVVIGRSRIVGRPMSILMSKNGNPGNSTVTITHSKTEDLAKYTKEADIVITALGVPEFLKADMVKDGVVIVDVGITRVDDPSSPKGFKLAGDVDFENVKEKASWITPVPGGVGPMTRAMLLKNTLLAYNRNNK, from the coding sequence ATGCAAATTTTAGATGGTATTAAACTTTCAAAAGAGATCAAGAACGAGATCAAATTGAAAGTTGAATCGTACAAAGAACAAGGAAAACGTGCACCACATTTAGGTGCAATTTTAGTTGGAAACGATGGCGCATCACGCACATATGTAGACAACAAAATCAAAGATTGTAAATTCGTAGGTTTTGAATCTTCTGAATTAATTTTAGACGATACAATTTCTCAGGAAGAATTAATTTCTAAGATCAAAGAATGGAACAATGATGCTAATTTAGATGGTTTTATTGTTCAATTACCATTACCAAAACACATCGATCAAGAGGCTGTAATTAACGCAATCGATCCTGATAAAGATGTGGACGGATTTCACCCAATGAATTTTGGTAAAATGGCGTTAGAAATGGAAACATTTTTACCGGCTACACCTTACGGAATTATGGAAATGTTAGAGCGTTACAATGTTCCTACAGCTGGTAAACACACAGTTGTAATTGGTAGATCTCGTATCGTTGGACGTCCAATGTCAATCTTAATGAGTAAAAATGGAAACCCTGGAAACAGCACAGTTACAATTACTCATTCAAAAACAGAAGATTTAGCAAAATATACCAAAGAAGCTGATATTGTAATTACAGCTTTAGGAGTTCCTGAATTTTTAAAAGCTGATATGGTAAAGGACGGTGTAGTTATCGTAGACGTTGGTATTACTCGCGTTGACGATCCTTCATCTCCAAAAGGATTTAAATTAGCTGGTGACGTAGATTTTGAAAACGTAAAAGAAAAAGCTTCTTGGATTACTCCAGTACCAGGTGGTGTTGGCCCAATGACAAGAGCAATGTTATTAAAAAATACTTTATTAGCTTACAACAGAAACAACAAATAA
- a CDS encoding NAD(P)H-dependent glycerol-3-phosphate dehydrogenase, with translation MIELSNRKVGLIGNGSWATAIAKMLSKNLETFNWWVKDEYVKESIEQNHHNPNYLTDVEFNPEKLKISTNINEVVSNSDIIFLVVPSIYVESCLSKLTISLKDKFVVTSIKGIIPNHYKAVGQYLVDEFNIKDEQLGVVSGPCHAEEVALERLSYLTIAALDELKAKTVADCLACNFINTKISNDIFGTEYGAILKNIYAVAAGIAHGLGYGDNFHAVLMSNAIREMNDILKQVNKTKRQINDSAYLGDLLVTGYSNFSRNRTFGNMIGKGYSVQSVIMEMNMVAEGYYATKGVAILNEGYKIKAPIIHAVYSILYEGKNAGKTMKELSMKLD, from the coding sequence ATGATTGAGTTATCAAATCGTAAAGTTGGATTAATTGGGAATGGAAGCTGGGCAACTGCAATTGCAAAAATGCTGAGTAAAAACCTTGAAACATTCAACTGGTGGGTGAAAGATGAATATGTGAAAGAAAGTATCGAACAAAATCACCACAATCCAAATTATTTAACAGATGTAGAATTTAATCCTGAAAAATTAAAAATTTCTACAAACATCAACGAAGTTGTATCAAATTCTGATATCATTTTTTTGGTTGTTCCTTCTATTTATGTTGAAAGCTGTTTAAGTAAATTAACGATTTCATTAAAAGATAAATTTGTTGTTACATCAATTAAAGGAATTATTCCGAATCATTATAAAGCTGTCGGACAATATTTAGTTGACGAATTTAATATTAAAGATGAACAATTAGGTGTTGTAAGTGGTCCTTGTCATGCAGAAGAAGTTGCCTTAGAGCGTTTATCTTATTTAACAATTGCTGCTTTAGATGAATTGAAGGCTAAAACAGTTGCAGATTGTTTGGCTTGTAATTTTATCAATACTAAAATCTCAAACGATATTTTCGGTACAGAATACGGTGCAATTTTAAAAAATATTTATGCCGTTGCTGCTGGTATTGCTCACGGATTAGGTTACGGAGATAATTTCCATGCGGTATTGATGAGTAACGCGATTCGTGAAATGAATGACATCTTGAAACAAGTCAATAAAACCAAACGTCAAATTAACGATTCGGCATATTTGGGTGATTTATTGGTAACTGGATATTCAAATTTTTCTCGAAACCGAACTTTCGGAAATATGATTGGAAAAGGATATTCTGTTCAATCCGTTATTATGGAAATGAATATGGTTGCTGAAGGTTATTATGCAACAAAAGGTGTTGCTATCTTAAATGAAGGATACAAGATTAAAGCTCCAATAATTCATGCTGTTTATAGCATACTTTATGAAGGTAAAAATGCCGGAAAAACAATGAAAGAATTATCTATGAAATTAGATTAA
- a CDS encoding DUF4254 domain-containing protein gives MKFTERAWEIFNESINDYHQYDDVNRTIENPYDESNLIEHLLYKKNWIDTVQWHLEDIIRDPQIDPVEALSLKRWIDKSNQERTDMVEYVDSWFLQQYANVEVKADAKINTESPAWAVDRFSILSLKVYHMQQEVDRTDATPEHIAACQAKLDVLKQQHIDLSTAIEELLVDFQEGNKYMRVYKQMKMYNDESLNPVLYANKK, from the coding sequence ATGAAGTTTACAGAAAGAGCTTGGGAGATTTTTAATGAATCAATTAACGATTATCATCAATATGATGATGTTAATAGAACAATCGAAAATCCATACGACGAGTCAAACTTAATTGAACATTTATTATACAAAAAGAACTGGATTGATACTGTTCAATGGCATTTAGAAGATATTATCCGTGATCCACAAATTGATCCTGTTGAAGCATTATCATTAAAACGTTGGATTGATAAATCAAATCAAGAACGTACAGATATGGTAGAATACGTTGATAGCTGGTTTTTACAACAATATGCAAATGTTGAAGTGAAAGCTGATGCGAAAATTAATACAGAATCTCCTGCTTGGGCGGTTGACCGTTTTTCTATCTTATCGCTTAAAGTTTACCACATGCAACAAGAAGTTGATCGTACAGATGCAACTCCAGAACATATTGCAGCGTGTCAAGCGAAGTTAGATGTTTTAAAACAACAACATATTGATTTATCTACTGCTATCGAAGAATTATTAGTTGATTTTCAAGAAGGAAATAAATACATGCGTGTGTACAAACAAATGAAAATGTACAACGACGAGTCTTTAAATCCTGTTTTATACGCAAATAAAAAATAA
- a CDS encoding murein hydrolase activator EnvC family protein: MQKQNAQLKKEILQLGQALKKNQENSRLNVEYVQNLTKKIDTQTKLVSNLGKEKRFIEDEIYLTQLEINKLSRELQVLKEDYKKVLVRAYQNRSVDNKLLFILSSKSLSEAYRRVEYLEKYADYQIAKAEEIVGKTTDIRAKQAAKEKAKQDKEKVLTQQQLFSQSLEKERLEKEKAVAEFKKNESVIAADINAKQNQQRQIDAQIKAIIEEEIRQAKIRAEKDKKAWDIARNANTIPAYNEYLKENPKGDYASSARRNIAAIEADAKAWNVARSTHSKAAYQSYLKSYPKGSFASTAKTEVAKFEQLEREAEAERQRLIAQRKAEEEARLKAQKEEDQRKIAEARADAEAKAKAEAAAKVITKVPEKEKVVVKDEPKPAESFNDTPEVGGLSGDFLANKGRLPWPVAKGKVVSHYGTSSHPILKNIDIQNSGVDISTGKGSSARAVFEGTVSFVMPIQGGNKSVLVSHGTYYTVYTNLSTVNVSKGDRVGRGQLIGLIDTAPTGETIMNFQVWSGTTKQNPALWIAGM, encoded by the coding sequence TTGCAAAAACAAAATGCACAGTTAAAAAAAGAAATTTTACAGTTAGGTCAAGCCTTGAAGAAAAATCAAGAAAATTCTCGACTTAATGTAGAATATGTGCAAAATCTTACCAAAAAAATAGATACTCAGACCAAATTAGTAAGCAACTTAGGTAAAGAAAAACGCTTTATCGAAGATGAAATTTATTTGACTCAGTTAGAAATTAATAAACTTTCTCGTGAACTTCAGGTTCTAAAAGAAGATTATAAAAAAGTATTAGTTCGTGCCTACCAAAATCGTTCGGTAGACAATAAATTACTTTTTATCTTATCATCTAAAAGTCTTAGTGAAGCTTATCGCCGAGTTGAATATTTAGAAAAATACGCTGATTATCAAATTGCTAAAGCAGAAGAGATAGTTGGTAAAACAACTGATATTCGTGCTAAACAAGCAGCAAAAGAAAAAGCTAAACAAGACAAAGAAAAAGTCTTAACTCAACAGCAATTATTTAGTCAATCATTAGAAAAAGAAAGACTAGAAAAAGAGAAAGCTGTTGCTGAATTTAAGAAAAATGAAAGTGTAATTGCTGCCGATATTAACGCGAAACAAAACCAACAACGTCAGATTGATGCTCAGATTAAAGCGATTATCGAAGAAGAAATTCGTCAAGCAAAAATTAGAGCTGAAAAAGATAAAAAAGCTTGGGATATTGCGCGTAATGCAAATACAATTCCTGCTTATAACGAATATTTAAAAGAAAATCCGAAAGGAGATTACGCATCATCTGCACGTAGAAATATTGCAGCGATTGAAGCGGATGCGAAAGCATGGAATGTTGCTCGTAGTACTCACTCAAAGGCAGCATACCAATCGTATTTAAAATCTTATCCAAAAGGTAGTTTTGCATCTACAGCGAAAACAGAAGTTGCAAAATTCGAACAATTAGAACGTGAAGCAGAAGCAGAACGTCAGCGATTAATTGCGCAGCGTAAAGCGGAAGAGGAAGCTCGTTTAAAAGCTCAGAAAGAAGAAGATCAGCGTAAAATTGCTGAAGCACGTGCTGATGCCGAAGCGAAAGCGAAAGCAGAAGCCGCAGCTAAGGTAATAACGAAAGTTCCTGAAAAAGAGAAGGTTGTTGTAAAAGACGAACCAAAACCAGCTGAAAGCTTTAATGATACACCAGAAGTTGGTGGTTTATCTGGAGATTTCTTAGCGAATAAAGGTCGATTACCTTGGCCAGTTGCAAAAGGGAAAGTTGTAAGTCATTACGGAACAAGTTCGCATCCAATCTTAAAGAATATCGACATTCAAAATAGTGGTGTTGATATCTCTACAGGAAAAGGATCAAGTGCAAGAGCCGTTTTTGAAGGTACTGTTTCTTTCGTAATGCCAATCCAAGGTGGTAACAAATCTGTATTAGTTAGTCACGGAACATATTACACGGTTTATACGAATTTATCTACAGTAAATGTAAGTAAAGGAGATCGTGTAGGACGTGGTCAATTAATTGGATTAATTGATACTGCACCAACTGGAGAAACAATCATGAATTTCCAAGTATGGAGCGGAACAACGAAACAAAATCCTGCACTTTGGATAGCAGGAATGTAA
- a CDS encoding plastocyanin/azurin family copper-binding protein, with product MKKIFLMAFVLPLVFSCGKEEKSNANTDIIEYNETSTPEATTSATAQTTNHIVIKANDDMTFDKTTFTVKVGEEITLLLMNNGTMSKEAMGHNLVILNQGVDLGDFAYAASSEKDTDYIPKEKQADILAHTKLLGGKENDQIKFKIEKPGDYQFLCSFPGHTATMQGKIIAVN from the coding sequence ATGAAAAAGATTTTTTTAATGGCATTTGTTCTTCCGCTAGTTTTCTCGTGCGGAAAAGAAGAAAAATCAAATGCAAATACAGATATAATCGAATATAACGAAACTTCAACTCCTGAAGCTACTACTTCTGCAACTGCACAAACAACGAATCATATCGTAATTAAAGCCAATGATGATATGACTTTTGATAAAACGACCTTTACCGTAAAAGTTGGAGAAGAAATTACATTGTTGTTAATGAATAACGGAACTATGTCTAAAGAAGCAATGGGACATAATTTAGTTATTCTGAATCAAGGTGTTGATTTAGGAGATTTTGCGTACGCAGCATCTTCAGAAAAAGATACTGATTACATTCCAAAAGAAAAACAAGCTGATATTTTGGCACATACTAAACTTTTAGGTGGTAAAGAAAATGACCAAATAAAATTCAAAATTGAGAAGCCTGGAGATTATCAATTCTTATGCTCGTTCCCTGGACATACAGCAACAATGCAAGGAAAAATAATTGCAGTTAATTAA